The following proteins are encoded in a genomic region of Thioclava nitratireducens:
- a CDS encoding DUF1467 family protein: MSLTGGIILFAVIWFMIFFMVLPVRLKTQGDVDEVVPGTPAGAPHEAHLGAKVKITTVVTIVLWAVIAAVLLSGIITLEDIDFFGQLRR; encoded by the coding sequence ATGAGTCTCACGGGCGGCATCATTCTCTTCGCGGTGATCTGGTTCATGATCTTCTTCATGGTCCTGCCGGTTCGTCTGAAAACGCAAGGCGATGTGGACGAGGTCGTGCCGGGCACTCCCGCAGGCGCACCGCACGAGGCGCATCTGGGCGCGAAGGTGAAGATCACCACCGTTGTCACCATCGTGCTCTGGGCGGTCATCGCGGCAGTGCTGCTGTCGGGGATCATCACTTTGGAAGATATCGACTTCTTCGGGCAGTTGCGCCGCTGA
- the mce gene encoding methylmalonyl-CoA epimerase has translation MIGRLNHVAIAVPDLEAASAKYRDTLGANVGAPQDEPDHGVTVVFIELPNTKIELLYPLGEDSPINGFLEKNPAGGIHHMCFEVEDILEARDKLKADGARVLGSGEPKIGAHGKPVLFLHPKDFNGCLIELEQV, from the coding sequence ATGATCGGACGCCTGAACCATGTCGCCATTGCCGTGCCTGACCTCGAGGCGGCCTCGGCCAAGTATCGCGACACGCTGGGTGCCAATGTTGGCGCGCCGCAGGACGAGCCCGATCACGGCGTCACGGTCGTCTTCATCGAACTGCCCAACACCAAGATCGAACTGCTCTACCCGCTGGGCGAGGACAGTCCGATCAACGGCTTTCTGGAAAAGAACCCCGCGGGCGGCATCCATCACATGTGTTTCGAGGTGGAGGACATCCTCGAGGCCCGCGACAAGCTCAAGGCGGACGGCGCGCGGGTTCTGGGCAGCGGTGAGCCGAAGATCGGTGCGCATGGCAAGCCCGTGCTGTTCCTGCACCCGAAAGATTTCAACGGCTGCCTGATCGAACTGGAGCAGGTCTGA
- a CDS encoding response regulator, translating to MSDTIPNPTRTPTPERPLTGLTVLLVEDSRFASEAVRLLCLRSGARIRRADCLASADRHLKTYRPSIAIVDMGLPDGSGGDLIAEIRGLHGPHPVILGTSGDTALKEAALAAGANGFLDKPIESLALFQDTILSALPEEMRPLGWRPLADLVVEPDPLALRDDLQRLSNLLHAVGAGMPLPALPYAAHFLSSVARSAHDAALGDAAQRLGRRGGPSRDDMTRVTELLDERIAAAGAF from the coding sequence ATGAGCGACACGATACCGAACCCGACCCGCACTCCGACGCCGGAGCGTCCGCTGACCGGACTGACGGTGCTGTTGGTGGAGGACAGCCGCTTCGCCTCCGAAGCGGTGCGTCTCCTGTGTCTGCGCTCGGGCGCACGAATCCGTCGCGCCGATTGCCTCGCCTCGGCGGACCGCCACCTCAAGACCTACCGCCCTTCGATCGCGATCGTGGATATGGGCCTGCCCGACGGATCAGGCGGCGATCTCATCGCCGAAATCCGAGGGTTGCACGGCCCGCATCCGGTGATCCTCGGCACCTCGGGCGATACCGCGCTGAAGGAGGCCGCTCTTGCCGCGGGGGCGAACGGGTTCCTCGACAAACCGATCGAGAGCCTTGCGCTATTTCAGGACACGATCCTCTCCGCCCTTCCCGAAGAGATGCGCCCGCTCGGGTGGCGCCCGCTCGCCGATCTCGTGGTCGAACCGGACCCGCTCGCGCTGCGTGACGACCTGCAACGCCTATCGAACCTCCTGCACGCGGTCGGGGCGGGCATGCCGCTCCCCGCCCTGCCCTACGCGGCGCATTTCTTGTCGAGCGTCGCCCGCTCGGCGCATGACGCGGCACTTGGAGACGCGGCGCAAAGGCTCGGCCGCCGCGGCGGCCCATCGCGCGACGACATGACCCGGGTCACGGAATTGCTCGACGAGCGGATCGCGGCGGCCGGGGCATTCTGA
- a CDS encoding hemerythrin domain-containing protein → MSSIYDAIKQDHENHRALMKKIADTSGDSAARTEAWKEFYYDIKSHAAAEEETFYSKLMTKTWGQDSARHSVEEHAELDDLLEELNEMDMASPGWLNKFHKLEHDYNHHMDEEEDEIFGRAKEVIDDSEIEDYGEKFVARKKKEMKLVDEKRNDDPEG, encoded by the coding sequence ATGAGCTCGATCTACGACGCCATCAAGCAAGATCACGAAAACCACCGCGCCCTGATGAAGAAGATCGCCGATACGTCCGGCGACAGCGCCGCGCGCACCGAAGCGTGGAAAGAGTTCTATTACGACATCAAGTCCCACGCAGCCGCCGAGGAAGAGACCTTCTATTCCAAGCTGATGACCAAGACCTGGGGCCAGGATTCCGCGCGCCACTCGGTCGAGGAACATGCCGAGCTCGACGATCTGCTCGAAGAACTCAACGAAATGGACATGGCGAGCCCCGGTTGGCTCAACAAGTTCCACAAGCTGGAGCATGATTACAACCACCACATGGACGAGGAAGAGGACGAAATCTTCGGCCGTGCCAAGGAAGTGATCGACGACAGCGAGATCGAGGATTACGGCGAGAAATTCGTCGCGCGTAAGAAAAAGGAGATGAAGCTGGTCGACGAGAAGCGGAACGACGACCCTGAAGGCTGA
- the aspS gene encoding aspartate--tRNA ligase has product MHAFRSHTCADLSAANAGETVRLAGWVHRVRDHGGVLFIDLRDHYGMTQVLCDGDSPAFKTMEKVRSEWVIRIDGTVKLRDESLINPKIPTGEIEVYVRDIEILGEAEELPLPVFGELEYPEETRLSYRFLDLRRESLHDKMILRSNVVKSMRKRMWDADFNEFQTPIITASSPEGARDFLVPSRLHPGKFYALPQAPQQFKQLIMVGGFDKYFQIAPCFRDEDPRADRSPTDFYQLDVEMSFVEQEDIFNVMQPVIQGVFEEFGDDRTVDPNWPRIPYAEAMLKYGSDKPDLRNPIEMQVVSDHFRDSGFAIFAKLLEQDGTEIRAIPAPTGGSRKFCDRMNKFAQEQGLPGMGYIFWRKGEDGSLEGAGPLAKNIGPERTEAIRAQLGLGEGDAAFFLGGAPSSFEGVAGRARNVIGEELGLTDKTKFKFAWVVDFPMYEEDDEGKIDFSHNPFSMPQGGMEALEGDPLQVKGYQYDLACNGYEILSGAIRNHKLETMYKAFEIAGYPASEVEKRFGGMVKAFKYGAPPHGGCAAGIDRIVMILADTANIREVIMFPMNQRAEDLMMGAPSEPMNEQLRELRLRVLPQED; this is encoded by the coding sequence ATGCATGCCTTTCGCAGCCATACCTGCGCCGATCTGAGCGCCGCCAACGCCGGTGAGACCGTCCGCCTTGCGGGCTGGGTCCATCGCGTGCGCGATCACGGAGGCGTGCTCTTCATCGATTTGCGCGACCATTACGGGATGACGCAGGTTCTGTGCGACGGCGACAGTCCGGCGTTCAAGACGATGGAGAAAGTGCGCTCGGAATGGGTGATCCGCATCGACGGCACCGTGAAACTGCGCGACGAGAGCCTGATCAACCCGAAGATTCCGACCGGCGAGATCGAGGTCTATGTTCGCGACATCGAAATCCTGGGTGAGGCCGAGGAACTGCCGCTGCCGGTCTTCGGCGAGCTGGAATATCCCGAAGAGACCCGTCTGTCCTATCGCTTTCTCGACCTGCGCCGCGAGAGCCTGCATGACAAGATGATCCTGCGCTCGAATGTCGTGAAATCCATGCGCAAACGCATGTGGGACGCCGATTTCAACGAGTTCCAGACGCCGATCATCACCGCCTCCTCGCCCGAAGGCGCACGCGACTTCCTCGTGCCCTCGCGTCTGCACCCGGGCAAGTTCTACGCGCTGCCGCAGGCGCCGCAGCAGTTCAAGCAGCTGATCATGGTCGGCGGCTTCGACAAGTATTTCCAGATCGCACCGTGCTTCCGTGACGAAGACCCGCGCGCCGACCGTTCGCCCACCGACTTCTACCAGTTGGACGTCGAGATGAGCTTCGTCGAGCAGGAAGACATCTTCAACGTGATGCAGCCGGTGATCCAGGGCGTGTTCGAGGAATTCGGCGACGACCGCACCGTCGATCCGAACTGGCCCCGCATCCCCTATGCCGAGGCGATGCTGAAATACGGCTCGGACAAGCCCGACCTGCGCAACCCGATCGAGATGCAGGTGGTCTCGGATCACTTCCGCGACTCGGGCTTCGCCATCTTCGCCAAGCTGCTGGAGCAGGACGGCACCGAGATCCGCGCGATCCCGGCCCCCACGGGCGGTTCGCGCAAGTTCTGCGACCGGATGAACAAATTCGCGCAGGAGCAGGGCCTGCCGGGAATGGGCTACATCTTCTGGCGCAAGGGAGAGGATGGCTCGCTCGAAGGCGCAGGCCCGCTGGCGAAGAACATCGGCCCCGAGCGGACCGAGGCGATCCGCGCGCAGCTGGGTCTGGGCGAAGGCGATGCGGCCTTCTTCCTCGGCGGCGCGCCGTCGAGTTTCGAGGGCGTCGCCGGTCGTGCGCGCAACGTAATCGGCGAAGAGCTGGGCCTGACAGACAAGACCAAGTTCAAGTTCGCCTGGGTCGTCGACTTCCCGATGTACGAGGAAGATGACGAGGGCAAGATCGACTTCTCGCACAACCCGTTCTCGATGCCGCAGGGCGGCATGGAGGCGCTGGAAGGCGACCCGCTGCAGGTCAAAGGCTACCAGTATGACCTCGCCTGCAACGGTTACGAGATCCTTTCCGGCGCGATCCGGAACCACAAGCTCGAGACGATGTACAAGGCGTTCGAGATCGCGGGCTACCCGGCCTCCGAGGTCGAGAAGCGCTTCGGCGGTATGGTCAAGGCGTTCAAATACGGCGCCCCGCCGCACGGTGGTTGCGCCGCCGGCATCGACCGGATCGTGATGATCCTCGCCGATACCGCAAATATCCGCGAAGTCATCATGTTCCCGATGAACCAGCGCGCAGAAGACCTGATGATGGGCGCGCCGTCGGAGCCGATGAACGAACAGCTGCGCGAGCTGCGCCTGCGGGTTCTTCCTCAAGAAGACTGA
- a CDS encoding SAM-dependent methyltransferase, protein MRAWDSLLDRMLRHLIRRGTLELVYPDETLIRYGDGTGNPVRVTMSNPELTKKIVLRPDLGVGEGYMNGDYTIADDDLRGFLALAIRNQTGSGMPWFEKPREASRFFGRRFAQFNPVNKARTNVAHHYDLSGELYDLFLDEDRQYSCAYFERPDMTLEEAQEAKKRHIAKKLLIEPGMTILDIGCGWGGMAMTLARDFGAKVVGVTLSTEQHALARKRVKEAGLEDKIDIRLTDYRDVTDKFDRIVSVGMFEHVGVPHYREYFAKVRELLKPGGISLIHFIGRSGPGGATADFITKYIFPGGYCPAMSEASNAVEHEGLITTDLEVWRLHYAETLRHWCDRFEANIDKAVALYDERFCRMWRFYLVASEMAFRHGGQVVFQYQLAHEVGDVPLTRDYLYRDDDEQEHRLAAE, encoded by the coding sequence ATGAGAGCTTGGGACTCGCTTCTCGACCGTATGTTGCGCCACCTGATCCGCAGGGGCACACTCGAACTCGTCTATCCTGACGAAACCCTCATACGCTATGGCGACGGCACCGGGAATCCGGTCCGCGTTACCATGAGCAACCCGGAACTGACGAAGAAGATCGTGCTGCGGCCCGACCTCGGTGTCGGCGAAGGCTACATGAACGGCGACTATACGATTGCCGATGACGACCTGCGCGGATTTCTCGCGCTCGCAATCCGCAACCAGACCGGCTCGGGCATGCCATGGTTCGAGAAGCCGCGCGAGGCGAGCCGCTTTTTCGGTCGCCGTTTCGCGCAGTTCAATCCGGTCAACAAGGCCCGCACCAACGTGGCGCATCACTATGACCTGTCTGGCGAACTTTACGATCTCTTTCTCGACGAGGATCGGCAATATAGCTGCGCCTATTTCGAGCGTCCCGACATGACGCTGGAGGAGGCGCAGGAGGCCAAAAAACGCCATATCGCCAAGAAGCTGCTGATCGAACCGGGGATGACCATTCTTGACATCGGCTGCGGTTGGGGCGGCATGGCGATGACGCTGGCGCGCGATTTCGGCGCGAAAGTGGTGGGCGTGACGCTCTCGACCGAACAGCACGCGCTGGCCCGCAAGCGGGTGAAAGAGGCCGGGCTCGAAGACAAGATCGACATCCGTCTGACAGACTATCGCGACGTGACCGACAAGTTCGACCGCATCGTCTCGGTCGGCATGTTCGAGCATGTCGGCGTGCCCCATTACCGGGAATATTTCGCGAAGGTCCGCGAGTTGCTGAAACCGGGTGGCATCTCGCTGATCCATTTCATCGGACGTTCAGGCCCCGGCGGCGCGACGGCCGATTTCATCACCAAATACATCTTCCCCGGCGGCTATTGCCCCGCCATGTCCGAAGCGTCGAACGCGGTCGAACACGAAGGGCTCATCACCACCGATCTCGAAGTGTGGCGGCTGCATTACGCGGAAACGCTGCGCCACTGGTGCGATCGGTTCGAGGCGAATATCGACAAGGCGGTCGCACTCTATGACGAGCGGTTCTGCCGGATGTGGCGCTTCTACCTCGTGGCCTCGGAGATGGCCTTCCGCCATGGCGGACAGGTCGTGTTCCAGTACCAGCTGGCCCATGAGGTCGGCGACGTGCCGCTGACCCGCGATTACCTCTATCGGGACGACGACGAACAGGAACACAGGCTGGCTGCCGAATAG
- the carB gene encoding carbamoyl-phosphate synthase large subunit gives MPKRTDITSILIIGAGPIVIGQACEFDYSGAQACKALREEGYRVILVNSNPATIMTDPGLADATYIEPITPEVVAKIIEAERPDAVLPTMGGQTGLNTALALADMGVLEKFGVELIGANRDAIEMAEDRKLFREAMDRIGLENPKATIVSSPKRENGTYDVNEGVRQALVELEHIGLPAIIRPAFTLGGTGGGVAYNREDYERICRSGLDASPVSQILVDESLLGWKEFEMEVVRDRADNAIIVCAIENVDPMGVHTGDSITVAPALTLTDKEYQIMRNGSIAVLREIGVETGGSNVQWAINPEDGRMVVIEMNPRVSRSSALASKATGFPIAKIAAKLAVGYTLDELDNDITKVTPASFEPTIDYVVTKIPRFAFEKFAGSKPELTTAMKSVGEAMAIGRTFHESVQKALASMETGLSGFDEIEIDGAPEKAAVIKAISQQTPDRMRLIAQAMRHGLSNEEIQHATAFDPWFLARIREIVEAENEIRKKGLPLDEKGLRNLKMMGFTDARLAKLTGRDEAQVRRARRNLGVTAVFKRIDTCAAEFEAQTPYMYSTYEAPAMGEVECEARPSDRKKVVILGGGPNRIGQGIEFDYCCCHACFALTDAGYETIMVNCNPETVSTDYDTSDRLYFEPLTLEHVLEILRVERDNGTLHGVIVQFGGQTPLKLANALEAEGIPILGTTPDAIDLAEDRERFQDLLNRLGLKQPVNGIASSDEQAFEIAGRVGYPLVIRPSYVLGGRAMEIVRDLDHLKRYIKEAVVVSGDNPVLLDSYLAGAIEVDVDALCDGESVHVAGIMQHIEEAGVHSGDSACSLPPYSLSPEIVAELKVQTEKMAKGLNVVGLMNVQFAIKDGEIYVLEVNPRASRTVPFVAKATDSAIASIAARLMAGEKLSAFPARPPYPEGVGPDTPLPFADPLTLADPQTPWFSVKEAVLPFARFPGVDTLLGPEMRSTGEVMGWDRDFPSAFWKAQLGAGTVLPESGRVFFSIKDSNKTDDLAEAAATLISMGFTIVATGGTAAWLAEHGVESEKVLKVYEGRPNIVDRLKNDEIDLVFNTTDGSQAISDSRDIRAVALYDKIPYFTTAAASIAAVAAIKSRKEGEVHVRSLQ, from the coding sequence ATGCCGAAGAGAACAGACATCACGTCAATCCTCATTATCGGCGCCGGGCCCATTGTGATCGGGCAAGCCTGCGAGTTCGACTATTCGGGTGCCCAGGCCTGCAAAGCCCTCCGTGAAGAAGGCTACCGCGTCATCCTCGTCAACTCCAACCCCGCGACGATCATGACCGATCCGGGTCTGGCCGACGCCACCTATATCGAACCGATCACGCCGGAAGTCGTGGCCAAGATCATCGAGGCCGAGCGCCCCGACGCGGTGCTGCCGACGATGGGCGGGCAGACCGGCCTCAACACGGCGCTTGCTCTGGCCGATATGGGCGTGCTGGAGAAATTCGGCGTCGAGCTGATCGGTGCGAACCGTGACGCGATCGAGATGGCCGAAGACCGGAAGCTTTTCCGCGAGGCGATGGACCGGATCGGCCTCGAGAACCCGAAAGCGACCATCGTATCCTCGCCCAAGCGTGAGAACGGCACCTATGACGTCAACGAGGGTGTGCGTCAGGCGCTGGTCGAGCTGGAGCATATCGGCCTGCCCGCGATCATCCGCCCCGCCTTCACGCTGGGCGGCACCGGCGGCGGCGTGGCCTATAACCGCGAAGACTACGAGCGCATTTGCCGCTCGGGCCTCGACGCCTCTCCCGTCTCCCAGATCCTCGTCGACGAGTCGCTGCTGGGCTGGAAGGAATTCGAGATGGAGGTCGTGCGCGACCGCGCCGACAACGCCATCATCGTCTGCGCCATCGAGAACGTCGACCCGATGGGCGTCCATACCGGTGACTCGATCACCGTGGCGCCCGCGCTGACGCTGACCGACAAGGAATACCAGATCATGCGCAACGGCTCGATCGCCGTGCTGCGCGAGATCGGCGTCGAGACCGGCGGATCGAACGTGCAATGGGCGATCAACCCCGAAGATGGCCGCATGGTCGTGATCGAGATGAACCCGCGCGTATCGCGCTCCTCGGCGCTAGCCTCCAAGGCCACCGGCTTCCCGATCGCCAAGATCGCGGCGAAACTCGCCGTGGGCTACACGCTGGACGAGCTCGACAACGACATCACCAAGGTCACGCCCGCCAGCTTCGAGCCGACCATCGACTATGTCGTCACCAAGATCCCGCGCTTCGCCTTCGAGAAATTCGCAGGCTCCAAGCCGGAGCTGACGACGGCGATGAAATCGGTGGGTGAGGCGATGGCGATCGGCCGGACCTTCCACGAATCCGTGCAGAAGGCGCTCGCCTCGATGGAGACGGGCCTCAGCGGCTTCGACGAGATCGAGATCGACGGCGCGCCGGAGAAAGCCGCCGTCATCAAGGCGATCTCGCAGCAGACGCCCGACCGGATGCGCCTGATCGCGCAGGCGATGCGCCACGGGCTGAGCAATGAGGAAATCCAGCACGCGACCGCGTTCGATCCGTGGTTCCTCGCCCGCATCCGCGAAATCGTCGAGGCCGAGAACGAGATTCGCAAGAAGGGCCTGCCGCTCGACGAAAAGGGTCTTCGCAATCTCAAGATGATGGGCTTCACGGACGCGCGTCTCGCCAAGCTGACTGGCCGCGACGAAGCGCAGGTCCGCCGCGCCCGCCGCAACCTTGGCGTCACCGCGGTCTTCAAGCGCATCGACACCTGCGCCGCCGAATTCGAGGCGCAGACGCCCTACATGTACTCGACCTACGAGGCCCCCGCGATGGGCGAGGTCGAATGCGAGGCGCGTCCCTCCGACCGCAAGAAAGTGGTCATCCTCGGTGGCGGTCCGAACCGGATCGGCCAGGGGATCGAGTTCGACTATTGCTGCTGCCACGCCTGTTTCGCGCTGACCGACGCGGGTTACGAGACCATCATGGTCAACTGTAACCCCGAGACCGTATCGACCGACTACGACACCTCGGATCGCCTGTATTTCGAGCCGCTGACGCTGGAGCACGTCCTCGAAATCCTGCGGGTGGAGCGTGACAACGGCACGCTGCACGGCGTGATCGTGCAATTCGGCGGCCAGACGCCCCTGAAACTCGCAAACGCGCTGGAGGCCGAAGGCATCCCGATCCTCGGCACCACGCCCGACGCGATCGACCTTGCCGAAGACCGCGAGCGGTTCCAGGACCTGCTCAACCGGCTGGGCCTGAAGCAACCGGTCAACGGCATTGCCAGCTCCGACGAGCAGGCCTTCGAGATTGCGGGCCGCGTCGGCTATCCGCTGGTGATCCGTCCCTCCTATGTGCTGGGCGGCCGCGCGATGGAAATCGTGCGCGACCTCGACCACCTCAAGCGCTACATCAAAGAGGCGGTGGTGGTCTCGGGCGACAACCCGGTGCTGCTCGACAGCTATCTGGCGGGCGCCATCGAGGTGGACGTGGATGCGCTCTGCGACGGCGAAAGCGTCCATGTTGCGGGCATCATGCAGCATATCGAGGAAGCCGGCGTCCACTCGGGCGACTCCGCCTGCTCGCTGCCGCCCTACTCGCTGAGCCCCGAGATCGTGGCCGAGCTGAAGGTGCAGACCGAGAAGATGGCCAAGGGCCTCAACGTGGTCGGCCTGATGAACGTGCAATTCGCGATCAAGGACGGCGAGATCTATGTGCTCGAAGTGAACCCGCGCGCCTCGCGCACCGTGCCCTTCGTCGCGAAAGCCACAGACTCGGCCATCGCCTCGATTGCGGCGCGCCTGATGGCGGGCGAGAAGCTGTCGGCCTTCCCGGCGCGCCCGCCCTACCCCGAAGGCGTCGGCCCCGACACGCCGCTGCCCTTCGCCGATCCGCTGACGCTGGCCGATCCGCAAACGCCGTGGTTCTCGGTCAAGGAAGCCGTGCTGCCCTTTGCCCGCTTCCCGGGTGTCGACACGCTTCTCGGCCCGGAAATGCGCTCCACCGGCGAGGTGATGGGCTGGGATCGCGACTTCCCGTCGGCCTTCTGGAAAGCCCAGCTCGGCGCGGGCACCGTGCTGCCTGAAAGCGGTCGCGTGTTCTTCTCGATCAAGGATTCCAACAAGACCGACGATCTGGCCGAGGCCGCCGCCACGCTGATCTCGATGGGCTTCACCATCGTCGCGACCGGCGGCACCGCCGCTTGGCTCGCCGAGCATGGCGTGGAAAGCGAGAAGGTGCTGAAGGTCTATGAGGGCCGCCCGAACATCGTCGACCGGCTGAAGAACGACGAGATCGACCTCGTCTTCAACACCACCGATGGCAGTCAGGCGATCTCGGACAGCCGCGACATCCGCGCGGTCGCGCTCTATGACAAGATCCCCTACTTCACCACCGCCGCCGCTTCGATCGCCGCCGTCGCAGCGATCAAGAGCCGCAAAGAGGGCGAAGTCCACGTCCGCTCGCTACAGTAA
- a CDS encoding glycoside hydrolase family 25 protein, translating to MGISRRFFVSGAALALAGCGGGPGGKQATLMRPAVLSASNYRASGIPARFGDTDPHDWEGLAPARLPVHGIDAARYQGEIDWRRARAAGVSFAWLKATEGGDHSDPGFHINATRARAAGVPVGAYHFYYFCRSPEEQADWYIRNVPRRRGDLPPVLDIEWNHTSRTCQRRPAAHVTRAEMHRFLAALTRHYGTKPVIYTTIDFWRDNDLSRFSGYEMWLRSVTAHPMERYPGADWSFWQYSGTGVVPGVPGTVDMNAFAGSPGAWQSWLARRAQRA from the coding sequence ATGGGGATTTCACGCAGGTTCTTCGTCTCGGGCGCGGCCTTGGCCTTGGCGGGCTGCGGTGGCGGGCCGGGCGGCAAACAGGCCACGCTGATGCGTCCGGCCGTGTTGTCCGCCTCGAACTACCGGGCGAGCGGCATCCCTGCGCGCTTCGGCGATACCGATCCGCATGACTGGGAAGGTCTGGCGCCAGCGCGGTTGCCGGTCCACGGGATCGACGCCGCGCGCTATCAGGGCGAGATCGACTGGCGACGGGCGCGCGCGGCTGGCGTGTCCTTCGCGTGGCTCAAGGCGACCGAGGGCGGCGATCACTCCGATCCCGGTTTCCACATCAACGCGACCCGCGCGCGGGCAGCGGGCGTGCCGGTGGGGGCGTATCACTTCTATTATTTCTGCCGTTCCCCCGAAGAGCAGGCGGATTGGTATATCCGCAACGTGCCGCGCCGGCGGGGGGATCTGCCGCCTGTGCTGGATATCGAGTGGAACCACACCTCGCGCACCTGCCAGCGCCGCCCCGCGGCCCACGTCACCCGCGCCGAGATGCACCGCTTCCTCGCTGCTTTGACGCGTCATTACGGCACGAAACCGGTCATCTACACGACGATCGACTTCTGGCGTGACAACGACCTGTCGCGTTTCTCGGGCTACGAGATGTGGCTGCGCTCGGTCACCGCGCACCCGATGGAGCGCTACCCCGGCGCCGATTGGAGCTTCTGGCAATATAGCGGCACGGGCGTGGTGCCCGGCGTGCCCGGAACGGTGGACATGAACGCTTTCGCGGGGTCTCCGGGCGCGTGGCAAAGCTGGCTCGCCCGGCGGGCGCAGCGGGCGTGA
- a CDS encoding carboxymuconolactone decarboxylase family protein, with protein sequence MSYKAKIDEMRNELRVMNKTIPDAVGGFGVLSKAVKENGPLDVKTKEFIALGMAVVLRCEPCIMFHVEALMKAGGTREELGDVLAMAIQMGGGPGVMYAGHALACWDELAAAKG encoded by the coding sequence ATGAGCTACAAGGCGAAAATCGACGAGATGCGCAACGAGCTACGCGTGATGAACAAGACGATCCCCGACGCAGTCGGCGGCTTTGGTGTGCTGTCGAAAGCGGTGAAGGAGAATGGGCCGCTCGATGTGAAGACCAAGGAATTCATCGCCCTCGGCATGGCGGTCGTGCTGCGTTGCGAGCCCTGCATCATGTTCCATGTAGAGGCGTTGATGAAAGCGGGCGGCACGCGCGAGGAGCTGGGCGACGTGCTTGCCATGGCGATCCAGATGGGCGGTGGCCCGGGTGTGATGTATGCCGGTCACGCGCTGGCGTGCTGGGACGAGCTGGCTGCCGCGAAAGGCTGA